Proteins found in one Phocoena sinus isolate mPhoSin1 chromosome 19, mPhoSin1.pri, whole genome shotgun sequence genomic segment:
- the CDT1 gene encoding DNA replication factor Cdt1, with protein sequence MAQCRLTDFFARRRPALRAKPTRTKPAWRTPSPAKPAPRAPAPGPGPGSSRKRARSPAEPTRDEPAPPARRRLRLPANAVSGPSSPAAAGSPEYSSPQSKKTKKAPLSASRRPCLAAQEDEDKVPSKVTLSELASCLQRAQELGARVQELKASAQKNAGEPSAPEDKGHPAGLCGEQMPAYQRFHALAQPGPPGLVLPYKYQVLAEMFRSMDTIVGMLYNRSETVTFPKVKQGVQDMMHKRFEERNVGQIKTVYPGSYRFRQEHYIPTFQDGVRRSDYQLTIEPLLDQQAGSAAPRLTAAHLLQRRQVFTQKLVARVREHHRAFLASLNPPMEVPEDQLTRWHPRFNVDEVPDVEPAELPQPPTVEKLASAQEVLAHARSLMSPRMEKALSDLAQRTAQPSSPQSPSPALPATPPAASPAALKGVSQALLERVRAKEAQRQLAQMTRRPEQELRLQRLERLPELARVLRGIFVSERRPALTMEVACARMVGSYRAAMSPGEMEKHVQLLSELLPNWLSLHRIRADTYVKLDKAADLAGVVAQLARLARAEAAL encoded by the exons ATGGCGCAGTGCCGCCTCACCGACTTCTTCGCGCGCCGCCGTCCTGCGCTCCGGGCCAAGCCGACGCGCACCAAGCCGGCCTGGCGCACCCCGAGTCCCGCCAAgcccgcgccccgcgccccggcccccggccccggccccggcagCAGCCGCAAGCGCGCCCGCTCGCCCGCCGAGCCCACGCGCGACGAGCCTGCACCGCCCGCGCGCAGGAGGCTGCGGCTGCCGGCCAACGCG GTCTCTGGCCCTAGTTCCCCAGCTGCCGCTGGCTCCCCAGAGTACTCTTCTCCCCAAAGCAAGAAGACAAAGAAGGCCCCCCTCTCAGCCAGCCGGCGACCTTGCCTGGCAGCCCAGGAGGACGAGGACAAG GTCCCTTCCAAAGTGACTCTCTCTGAGCTCGCGTCGTGCCTGCAGCGGGCACAGGAGCTGGGGGCACGGGTCCAGGAGCTGAAGGCAAGTGCACAGAAGAATGCCGGGGAACCCAGCGCGCCCGAGGACAAGGGGCACCCAGCCGGGCTGTG TGGTGAGCAGATGCCTGCCTACCAGCGCTTCCACGCCCTGGCCCAGCCGGGGCCCCCGGGCCTTGTGCTGCCCTACAAGTACCAGGTGCTGGCCGAGATGTTCCGCAGCATGGACACCATCGTGGGCATGCTCTACAACCGCTCTGAGACTGTGACCTTCCCCAAGGTCAAGCAGGGCGTCCAGGACATGATGCACAA GCGCTTTGAGGAGCGCAACGTGGGCCAGATCAAAACCGTGTACCCTGGCTCCTACCGCTTCCGCCAGGAGCACTACATCCCCACCTTCCAGGATGGCGTCAGGAGGTCTGATTACCAGCTTACCATCGAGCCACTGCTGGACCAGC AGGCTGGCAGCGCGGCCCCCCGGCTCACGGCGGCGCACCTGTTGCAGCGGCGCCAGGTCTTCACCCAGAAGCTGGTAGCCCGAGTCCGGGAGCATCACAGG GCCTTCCTGGCCTCCCTGAACCCCCCCATGGAGGTGCCTGAGGACCAGCTGACACGCTGGCACCCCCGCTTCAACGTGGACGAAGTGCCTGACGTCGAGCCAGCCGAGCTGCCCCAGCCGCCCACTGTGGAGAAGCTGGCCTCTGCCCAGGAGGTGCTGGCCCATGCCCGCAGCCTGATGTCACCCAGG ATGGAGAAGGCTCTGAGTGACCTGGCCCAGCGCACGGCCCAGCCTAGCAGCCCCCAGTCCCCCAGCCCGGCACTGCCAGCCACCCCGCCGGCCGCCTCGCCTGCCGCTCTGAAGGGGGTGTCCCAGGCCCTGCTGGAGCGG GTCCGGGCCAAGGAGGCGCAGAGACAGCTGGCGCAGATGACGCGGCGCCCGGAGCAGGAGCTGCGGCTGCAGCGGCTCGAGCGGCTGCCCGAGCTGGCCCGCGTGCTGCGCGGCATCTTCGTGTCGGAGCGCAGGCCGGCGCTTACCATGGAGGTGGCCTGCGCCAGGATGGTGGGCAGCTACCGCGCAGCCATGAGCCCCG GGGAGATGGAGAAGCACGTGCAGCTCCTCTCTGAGCTGCTGCCCAACTGGCTCAGCCTCCACCGCATCCGCGCTGACACCTACGTCAAGCTGGACAAGGCCGCTGACCTGGCAGGTGTCGTGGCACAGCTGGCCCGCCTTGCCCGTGCCGAGGCGGCGCTGTGA
- the APRT gene encoding adenine phosphoribosyltransferase isoform X2, with translation MVGPAHPNSDPFHAGAEPPWAPGPAPWGAPPPPRAGAEPTSRLLPSRRADAEMADSELQLVARRIRSFPDFPVPGVLFRDISPVLKDPDSFRASISLLANHLKKAHGGRIDYIAGLDSRGFLFGPSLAQELGLGCILIRKRGKLPGPTVCASYTLEYGKAELEIQRDALEPGQKVVVVDDLLATGGTMRAACELLGQLQAQVLECVSLVELTSLKGREKLGAVPFFSLLQYE, from the exons ATGGTGGGCCCCGCCCACCCGAACTCAGACCCTTTCCACGCTGGCGCGGAGCCGCCTTGggctcccggccccgccccctggggggctcctcccccaccccgcgcAGGCGCGGAGCCTACTAGCCGGCTCTTGCCCTCGAGACGCGCGGATGCTGAGATGGCGGATTCCGAGCTGCAGCTGGTGGCGCGGCGGATCCGCAGCTTCCCCGACTTCCCCGTCCCCGGCGTGCTGTTCAG GGACATTTCACCCGTCCTGAAGGACCCCGACTCCTTCCGCGCCTCCATCAGCCTCCTGGCTAATCACCTGAAAAAGGCCCACGGCGGCAGGATCGACTACATCGCGG GCCTAGACTCCCGTGGCTTCCTGTTTGGTCCCTCCCTGGCCCAGGAGCTGGGCTTGGGCTGCATTCTCATCCGGAAGCGAGGGAAGCTGCCAGGCCCCACTGTGTGCGCCTCATACACACTGGAGTACGGGAAG GCTGAGCTGGAGATCCAGAGGGACGCCCTGGAGCCAGGGcagaaggtggtggtggtggatgaCCTGCTGGCCACTGGTG gaacCATGCGTGCAGCCTGTGAGCTGCTGGGCCAGCTGCAGGCCCAGGTGCTGGAGTGCGTGAGCCTGGTGGAGCTGACCTCTCTGAAgggcagggagaagctgggggctgtgcccttcttctctctcctgcagTACGAGTGA
- the APRT gene encoding adenine phosphoribosyltransferase isoform X1 gives MVGPAHPNSDPFHAGAEPPWAPGPAPWGAPPPPRAGAEPTSRLLPSRRADAEMADSELQLVARRIRSFPDFPVPGVLFRYGQPGHVGRAGGGTEGRTGPRGPGCRGAVGSAWARESAGLSLRARDISPVLKDPDSFRASISLLANHLKKAHGGRIDYIAGLDSRGFLFGPSLAQELGLGCILIRKRGKLPGPTVCASYTLEYGKAELEIQRDALEPGQKVVVVDDLLATGGTMRAACELLGQLQAQVLECVSLVELTSLKGREKLGAVPFFSLLQYE, from the exons ATGGTGGGCCCCGCCCACCCGAACTCAGACCCTTTCCACGCTGGCGCGGAGCCGCCTTGggctcccggccccgccccctggggggctcctcccccaccccgcgcAGGCGCGGAGCCTACTAGCCGGCTCTTGCCCTCGAGACGCGCGGATGCTGAGATGGCGGATTCCGAGCTGCAGCTGGTGGCGCGGCGGATCCGCAGCTTCCCCGACTTCCCCGTCCCCGGCGTGCTGTTCAGGTACGGGCAGCCGGGCCACGTGGGGCGCGCGGGCGGAGGAACGGAGGGACGGACCGGGCCGCGCGGCCCGGGATGTCGGGGCGCGGTGGGTTCTGCGTGGGCCCGAGAGTCAGCAGGCCTGTCCTTGCGTGCCAGGGACATTTCACCCGTCCTGAAGGACCCCGACTCCTTCCGCGCCTCCATCAGCCTCCTGGCTAATCACCTGAAAAAGGCCCACGGCGGCAGGATCGACTACATCGCGG GCCTAGACTCCCGTGGCTTCCTGTTTGGTCCCTCCCTGGCCCAGGAGCTGGGCTTGGGCTGCATTCTCATCCGGAAGCGAGGGAAGCTGCCAGGCCCCACTGTGTGCGCCTCATACACACTGGAGTACGGGAAG GCTGAGCTGGAGATCCAGAGGGACGCCCTGGAGCCAGGGcagaaggtggtggtggtggatgaCCTGCTGGCCACTGGTG gaacCATGCGTGCAGCCTGTGAGCTGCTGGGCCAGCTGCAGGCCCAGGTGCTGGAGTGCGTGAGCCTGGTGGAGCTGACCTCTCTGAAgggcagggagaagctgggggctgtgcccttcttctctctcctgcagTACGAGTGA